In Synechococcus sp. PCC 6312, one genomic interval encodes:
- a CDS encoding pirin family protein, with translation MSTLTALKTKLYPAKGRGHVRLGWLESYHTFSFSNFYDPQRMGFSQLRVINHDYIAPQGGFPNHPHQDMEILTYVLKGALEHQDSLGNGAIIQAGDVQIMSAGTGIIHSEFNPSSTEPVELLQIWVHPDQPGLAPRYAQESLAPTAKLNQFHLIAAPPGQGGTVTIFQDTRIFAAKLKSGHTLTQELTASRLGWLEVAQGEVLVNDQPLQEGDGLAVTGPGSLTLVTSTEAELLWFDLPPA, from the coding sequence ATGTCAACGCTAACGGCCTTAAAAACTAAACTCTATCCCGCCAAAGGACGGGGCCATGTGCGCTTGGGTTGGCTAGAAAGCTACCACACGTTTTCGTTTTCTAATTTCTACGACCCGCAACGGATGGGATTCAGCCAACTCCGGGTGATCAACCATGACTATATTGCCCCCCAAGGCGGATTTCCCAATCATCCCCATCAGGATATGGAAATTCTCACCTATGTTCTCAAGGGAGCCTTAGAGCATCAGGACAGTTTAGGCAATGGCGCAATTATCCAGGCCGGCGATGTGCAAATCATGAGTGCTGGGACAGGCATTATTCATAGCGAGTTTAACCCCTCTAGCACTGAGCCTGTGGAGTTACTCCAAATCTGGGTACATCCGGATCAACCCGGTCTAGCTCCCCGTTATGCCCAGGAATCCCTCGCCCCAACCGCTAAACTCAATCAATTTCACCTGATTGCCGCTCCTCCAGGCCAAGGGGGAACCGTCACTATTTTCCAAGACACCCGCATCTTCGCAGCCAAGCTCAAATCTGGACATACCCTGACTCAAGAACTAACTGCTAGTCGTTTAGGTTGGCTTGAGGTGGCCCAGGGAGAGGTTTTGGTGAATGATCAACCCTTGCAGGAGGGAGATGGCCTAGCGGTTACGGGGCCGGGCAGCTTAACCCTAGTTACCAGCACTGAAGCTGAATTGCTCTGGTTTGATCTCCCCCCTGCTTAG
- a CDS encoding nitroreductase family protein → MEKLAVTQYPIHELIQRRWSPLAFSQQPVEPEKIASLLEAARWASSSFNEQPWLFLVATQAQTEDYQRLFSCLVEANQAWVKNAPVLMIGVAKLTFDHNSKPNAHAYYDLGAAVAQLTVQATASGLFVHQMAGFDTAKAREVCEIPTGYDPVVAIALGYYGDRQQLGEKLQEREASSRARKAFPNFVFTSHWQQPYPLP, encoded by the coding sequence ATGGAAAAACTAGCGGTTACCCAATATCCAATTCATGAGCTAATTCAACGCCGCTGGAGTCCGCTTGCCTTCAGTCAGCAACCTGTGGAACCAGAAAAAATTGCCAGTTTATTAGAAGCCGCCCGTTGGGCCTCCTCCTCTTTTAATGAGCAACCCTGGTTATTTTTAGTGGCCACCCAGGCCCAAACGGAAGACTATCAACGTCTCTTTAGCTGTCTGGTGGAAGCAAACCAGGCCTGGGTTAAAAATGCTCCCGTACTGATGATTGGGGTTGCTAAACTCACCTTTGATCATAATAGTAAGCCCAATGCCCATGCCTATTATGATTTGGGAGCCGCCGTGGCCCAATTAACCGTTCAAGCCACAGCCAGCGGTTTATTTGTCCATCAGATGGCCGGGTTTGATACTGCCAAAGCGCGGGAAGTCTGTGAGATTCCAACGGGATACGATCCGGTGGTTGCTATCGCCTTGGGATATTACGGAGACAGACAGCAACTTGGTGAAAAACTGCAAGAACGGGAAGCCTCATCACGGGCCCGTAAGGCCTTTCCCAATTTTGTTTTTACCAGTCATTGGCAACAGCCCTATCCCCTACCCTAA
- a CDS encoding helix-turn-helix domain-containing protein: MDKLVGDFAEMSQESHCAVEATLRVIGGRWKVLILRALFGGTQRFSALNRALPGITQKMLTQQLRELEQDGIVHRQVYQQVPPRVEYSLTALGQTLYPVLKSMHDWGETFLASTQAIES; this comes from the coding sequence ATGGACAAATTAGTCGGTGATTTTGCCGAAATGTCTCAGGAGTCTCATTGTGCGGTCGAGGCCACCTTGCGAGTCATCGGCGGACGCTGGAAAGTGCTAATTTTACGAGCGTTATTTGGTGGGACACAACGGTTTAGTGCCTTAAATCGGGCTTTGCCAGGAATTACCCAAAAGATGCTGACTCAACAATTGCGGGAACTGGAACAGGATGGAATTGTCCACCGCCAAGTCTATCAACAAGTGCCGCCGCGGGTTGAATATTCCCTGACAGCCTTGGGACAGACTCTATATCCGGTGCTTAAGAGTATGCATGACTGGGGAGAAACATTTTTAGCCTCAACCCAAGCAATTGAGAGTTGA
- a CDS encoding Uma2 family endonuclease gives MVATPSLPTQEELELSPAAVVNPEVIPVYRPGQQVSLAEFLAHPPDQCEWIDNFIEEKKGMTLNHAATQAKLAYLWQQYLFQAQSTGRVLVEALCRTQAQGRRPDVALITAELLDQIPGKVALEQSFPLIAEIASPDDSGEGLLAKAKEYLESGAQEVWIIFPENELALTAIMASDAVQWQIFDRTTPIVTRAILPGLEVNLGELLP, from the coding sequence ATGGTTGCGACTCCCTCTCTTCCAACTCAAGAAGAACTCGAGCTATCCCCAGCCGCAGTTGTTAATCCCGAAGTCATTCCTGTGTACCGGCCTGGGCAGCAAGTTTCTTTGGCGGAGTTTCTAGCCCATCCTCCCGACCAATGCGAATGGATTGATAATTTTATAGAAGAAAAAAAAGGTATGACACTCAATCATGCTGCGACTCAGGCCAAGCTCGCATACCTCTGGCAGCAGTACCTATTTCAGGCGCAGTCAACAGGACGAGTTTTAGTCGAAGCCCTTTGTCGAACCCAAGCTCAGGGTCGGCGGCCCGATGTGGCCCTAATCACGGCTGAGTTACTCGATCAAATCCCTGGAAAAGTCGCATTAGAACAGAGTTTTCCCCTTATTGCTGAGATTGCCTCTCCCGATGATTCTGGGGAAGGATTGTTGGCCAAAGCGAAGGAATATTTAGAGTCTGGGGCCCAAGAGGTGTGGATTATCTTTCCCGAAAATGAGCTTGCTTTAACGGCAATTATGGCTTCAGACGCAGTGCAGTGGCAGATATTTGATCGGACTACCCCGATTGTCACTAGGGCCATTCTCCCAGGCCTGGAGGTCAATCTTGGGGAACTGTTGCCGTAG